From Haemorhous mexicanus isolate bHaeMex1 chromosome 1, bHaeMex1.pri, whole genome shotgun sequence, one genomic window encodes:
- the TRIP13 gene encoding pachytene checkpoint protein 2 homolog: MEDAAGDLKQALPNVCDSVQIHVEVHQKSSSVAKKEDIRMSVLKLLNRHNIVFGDYKWTEFDDPFLNNNVQSVAIVDTELKLKDRQPIDLSTSSLSLHIFHLNEEGPTSENLEEENDDITAAHHWVLPAAEFHGLWESLIYDTEVKSNLLDYVTTTLLFSDKNVDSNLISWNRVVLLHGPPGTGKTSLCKALAQKLTIRLSYRYRYGQLIEINSHSLFSKWFSESGKLVTKMFQKIQELVDDRDALVFVLIDEVESLTAARSAFKAGTEPSDAIRVVNAVLTQIDQIKRYPNVVILTTSNITEKIDMAFVDRADIKQYIGPPSTAAIFRIYLSCLEELMKCQIIYPRQQLLTLRELEMIGFIENNVSRLSLVLKEISRKSEGLGGRVLRKLPFLAHALYIQSPSVTMTTFLQALSLAVDKQFEEKKNLADCL; this comes from the exons ATGGAAGACGCTGCTGGAGATTTGAAGCAAGCGCTCCCAAACGTGTGTGACAGCGTTCAGATCCATGTGGAAGTTCACCAGAAGTCGAGCAG tGTGGCCAAGAAAGAAGATATTAGGATGAGCGTCTTAAAGCTGTTGAACAGACACAACATCGTGTTTGGTGATTACAAGTGGACAGAATTTGATGACCCTTTCCTTAACAACAATGTGCAGTCTGTGGCAATTGTGGACACGGAGCTGAAACTGAAGGACAGACAG CCTATTGACCTGAGCACAAGCAGTCTTTCTCTTCATATTTTTCATCTGAATGAAGAAGGACCAACCTCTGAAAACCTGGAAGAAGAGAATGATGATATCACTGCAGCTCACCACTGGGTGCTACCAGCAG CTGAATTCCACGGCCTTTGGGAAAGTCTTATCTATGACACTGAAGTAAAATCAAAT TTACTCGATTATGTGACGACaacattattattttctgaCAAAAATGTTGACAGCAACCTGATATCATGGAACAGAGTTGTTTTGCTGCATG GCCCTCCTGGAACTGGGAAAACTTCTCTCTGTAAAGCATTGGCTCAGAAGCTGACAATTCGACTGTCGtacag GTATAGGTATGGACAGTTAATTGAGATAAACAGCCATAGCCTTTTCTCTAAATGGTTTTCTGAG AGTGGCAAGCTTGTAACCAAGATGTTCCAGAAGATCCAAGAGTTAGTTGATGACAGAGATGCTCTTGTATTTGTACTGATTGATGAG GTGGAAAGCCTCACAGCAGCTCGCAGTGCCTTCAAGGCAGGCACAGAGCCTTCAGATGCTATTCGTGTGGTCAATGCTGTACTGACACAAATAGACCAGATTAAAAG GTATCCCAATGTAGTTATCCTGACTACTTcaaatattacagaaaaaattGACATGGCCTTTGTAGACAGGGCTGACATAAAGCAATACATTGGACCTCCATCTACTGCAGCAATATTTAGAATATATCTTTCTTGCCTGGAAGAACTGATGAAG TGTCAAATAATATATCCTCGACAGCAGCTTCTGACACTCAGAGAGCTTGAGATGATCGGCTTCATAGAAAACAATGTGTCAAGGTTAAGCCTTGTACTGAAAGAAATCTCAAG AAAAAGTGAAGGTCTTGGTGGCCGGGTCCTGAGAAAGCTTCCTTTCCTAGCACATGCACTTTATATTCAA TCCCCCAGTGTCACAATGACAACTTTTCTTCAGGCCCTTTCACTTGCAGTAGACAAacaatttgaagaaaaaaagaatcttgCAGACTGTTTGTGA